A genomic window from Triticum urartu cultivar G1812 chromosome 7, Tu2.1, whole genome shotgun sequence includes:
- the LOC125518049 gene encoding leucine-rich repeat receptor-like serine/threonine-protein kinase At1g17230 — MPGSRWFQRISRPVAPPPPIEYNDQGIVDSLTENNQRSMWASRRIGEDQQLYVVHVQGAAGIGLPTTLLVKKFQNANPALLVDDNVKNRCKLEMTLLASISHDNIINVLHFIQREDAIMLVYEYPVNGSLDYWLHRREGGEQPLSWPQTIAIAIGLAQGLCHLHHRCNRPIVHHNINSENILLDQNFKAVIASFGIAQMNIAGLNQPLPIGDIPVGNFGYAAPEYGVAASQLTEKVDIYSFGVLLLELVTGKLANGADGLLAIWAQDNCNELMANHLKMFKIVVDKGIPDQARYMEEMAAVFRLGVDCTVGDPKQRPSMQIALKRLCRSRGRGPFCGLLILSVSQSRITNLRIAIANTKKGNMTSNTFIAKMKSLGDELAAAGRPVTTVKDQESQSRITNLRIAIANTKKGNMTSNTFIAKMKSLGDELAAAGRPVTDPEMVDYILAGLDQYYDPIVAAVGAIENSIRLP, encoded by the exons ATGCCCGGATCACGGTGGTTCCAGCGCATCAGCCGTCCTGTGGCGCCACCACCGCCTATCGAGTACAACGATCAAGGCATAGTCGACAGCCTCACTGAAAATAACCAGAGAAGCATGTGGGCTAGCAGAAGGATAGGGGAGGACCAACAACTGTACGTAGTCCACGTGCAGGGAGCCGCTGGCATCGGTCTCCCGACTACGCTGCTGGTCAAGAAGTTCCAGAATGCAAACCCAGCACTACTAGTGGATGACAATGTCAAGAACCGCTGCAAGTTGGAGATGACTCTGTTAGCCAGCATCTCTCATGACAACATCATCAATGTGCTACACTTCATCCAGAGGGAAGACGCGATCATGCTCGTCTACGAGTACCCCGTGAATGGCAGCCTTGACTACTGGCTGCACCGGCGGGAGGGGGGCGAGCAGCCACTGAGCTGGCCGCAGACGATTGCCATCGCCATCGGCTTGGCCCAAGGTCTCTGCCACTTGCATCACCGATGCAACAGACCGATTGTCCACCACAACATCAACTCTGAAAACATCTTGCTTGATCAGAATTTCAAGGCCGTGATAGCCAGCTTTGGCATTGCGCAGATGAACATTGCCGGGCTTAACCAACCATTGCCGATCGGGGACATTCCAGTTGGTAACTTTGGGTATGCAGCTCCAG AGTATGGTGTCGCGGCAAGCCAGCTGACGGAGAAGGTAGACATTTACAGCTTCggtgtgctgctgctggagctaGTCACAGGGAAGTTGGCCAATGGAGCAGATGGTCTATTGGCGATTTGGGCTCAGGACAACTGCAATGAATTGATGGCAAACCATCTGAAAATGTTCAAGATTGTCGTGGACAAGGGCATCCCTGATCAAGCGCGGTACATGGAGGAGATGGCGGCCGTGTTCAGGCTGGGTGTGGATTGTACCGTTGGAGATCCGAAGCAAAGGCCGTCCATGCAGATAGCTCTCAAACGACTGTGCCGCAGCCGTGGGCGTGGCCCATTCTGTGGCCTCCTCATCCT TTCAGTT TCACAGTCCCGAATCACCAATCTGAGAATCGCTATCGCCAACACCAAGAAGGGCAACATGACAAGCAACACCTTCATCGCCAAGATGAAGAGCCTCGGCGACGAGCTAGCTGCCGCTGGTCGTCCGGTGACAACGGTGAAGGATCAGGAG TCACAGTCCCGAATCACCAATCTGAGAATCGCTATCGCCAACACCAAGAAGGGTAACATGACAAGCAACACCTTCATCGCCAAGATGAAGAGCCTCGGCGACGAGCTAGCTGCCGCTGGTCGTCCGGTGACAGATCCAGAGATGGTCGATTACATCCTTGCCGGGCTTGATCAGTACTACGATCCCATCGTTGCAGCAGTTGGTGCCATCGAGAACTCCATCAGACTACCCTGA